A segment of the Panacibacter ginsenosidivorans genome:
TGGTTTTGCGCCCTGCGCCATTTTTATTTGCAATTCATCAGCTTCAGTAAGATAATAGCTGGTAACACCAAAACGTGCAGACGCCACCTGTTTGATAGCGGAACGCATACTATCACCATTTGGTAAAGGTGTATAGCGAATATCATCTTCACCTCCTTCACCTGTATTACTCTTCCCACCAAGACGGTTCATTGCAATTGCCAGTGTTGTATGAGCTTCCCACGAAATAGAACCAAAGCTCATAGCGCCCGTTGCAAAACGCTTATAGATATTTTCAGCGGGTTCTACTTCTTCAATTGAAATGGATGGTCTGTTGGGATTGAATTTAAATAAACTGCGAAGTGTGCATGCTTTTTCGCTCTGATCATTTACCAGTTTTGAATACTTCTTGAAAGTATTGTAATCATTCATGCGGGTAGCATATTGCAACAGATGAATAGTTTGTGGATTAAATAAATGGAATTCACCTTTGCGTTTCCATTGATATAGCCCACCAATATTCAACCTTTCTACAGGTATTTCTTTGCGGCTGAAAGCAAGATAATGTTTGGTCAGTGTTTCGCTACTGATCTCATCCAGCCCCATACCTTCAATACGTGAAGTTGCACCTGTAAAATATTTATCAACCACTTCCCTGTTCAGCCCAATGATCTCAAATATTTGTGCACCCTGGTATGATTGCAAAGTGGAGATACCCATTTTGGAAAATACTTTCAGCAAGCCATCACAAACGGCTTTCACATAATTCTTCTTAAGATATTCTACATCAAGTTCTGTTTGCATTTTTCCGGAAAGCTTCAGGTCTCTGATAGTCGATAAAGCGAGGTAAGGATTAATTGCTGTTGCACCAAAAGCTAGTAAGCATGCAAAATGATGCACTTCCCATACATCACCGGCTTCTACAATGATCCCAACTTTGCCACGTAATCCTTTTCTTATAAGGTGATGGTGAACAGCGGCTGTTGCAAGCAAAGAAGGCATTGCAGCATGATCACTATCGACTGCACGATCGCAAAGTACCAATACTTCGAAACCGTCGTGTACAGCATCTTCTGCATAGCGGCAAAGACGATCAAGTCCCCTTTTTAAAGATCCGGTATTACCATCTGCACGGAAATAAGTCTGTAAAGTTTTTGCCTGGAAAATGCCTGTATCAATACTTCTTATTTGTTCCAGTTCATGATTGTTCAAAACAGGATGTTTCAATGCAACTGTATGACATGATAAAGGATCTTCAGTAAGCAGGTTATCATTATTACCAACAAATGCAGCAAGAGACATTACCATTCTTTCGCGGATAGGATCTATCGGCGGATTGGTAACCTGCGCAAATAATTGTTTAAAATAAGAAGACAGATGTTGTGGCTGATCACTCAAAATGGCCAAAGGCACATCTGTTCCCATAGAACCGATAGGCTCCTTACCATCCAATGCCATTGGTGTTATAAGTGTTTCCAGGTCTTCGGTTGTATACCCAAATGCTTTATGATATTTAAAAATCTGGTCGCTTTCCAGATGCGTGAACATCACCCTTGGCTCAGGTAATTCTTCTAACCGGATCTTGTATTTATTCAACCATTCACCATAAGGTTTTTGTGAACAGATTGTTTGCTTCAATTCCTCATCGCTTATGATACGACCTTGTTCCATATCAACCACGAACATTTTGCCTGGTTGAAGTCTTCCTTTTTCTTTTATCAACGAAGGATGTATTGGTAATGCACCTGTTTCTGATGCCATGATAACACGGTCATCTGATGTAACGCAATAACGTGATGGGCGCAATCCATTTCTATCAAGTGTAGCACCAATAATCTTTCCATCTGTAAAAGAAATGGAAGCCGGGCCATCCCATGGTTCCATCATGGAAGCATGGTATTCATAAAATGCTTTCTTCACCGGGTCCATCATATCATTACCATCCCATGCTTCTGGTATTAGCATCATCATTACATGTGGCAACGAACGGCCCGTAAGCGTAAGCAGTTCTATCATATTATCCAAACAGGCTGAATCACTCTGACCGCCTGTTACAATTGGCAATAACATATCCATTTCTTCTTTCGTGAAGAACGGAGACACAAAACCATGCTCACTCGTTTTGAGCCAGTTAATATTTCCCTGCACTGTATTGATCTCTCCATTATGCGCTATATAGCGGAATGGTTGTGCCAGCTTCCAGGAAGGAAATGTATTTGTTGCAAAACGAGAATGCACAAGGCCAAAAGCAGAAACCACTCTTTTATTGGAAAGGTCAGGAAAATAATCTCTCACCTGGCTGCTGATAAGCTGGCCTTTATAGATTACTGTTTTATAAGATAAGGAAGCCATATAAAAGCCTATTTCATCTTTGCGAACAGTACTGTTAATAGTATGCGTAGCATAGTTACGCAATACATAAAGTTTGCGCTCAAAATCTAAGGGGTTACTAATATGATCCGGACAGATGATGAATACCTGCTCAATTTCGGGTTCTACGGAAAGTGCAGTAAGGCCTATATTGGTTGGATTAACAGGGACTTTCCTGTATGTAAGTATTTCAAGCCCCAGCTTTTCTGCGCAGCGACTAAAAATTTCACGGCATTCTTCACGCAGGCGAATTTCTCTTGGGAAGAAAATTACGCCCACACCATATTTGCCAAATGGTGGAAGGTGCACACCTAATTTACTGCATTCATCAAAAAAAAATTCGTGAGGAGTCTGGATCATAATACCGGCGCCATCACCAGTATTATTTTCACAACCGCATGCTCCGCGGTGTTCCATATTTTCCAATACAGTCAATGCATCAGAAATATTCTTATGGCTTTTGTTTCCTTTGATATTAGCAACGAAACCAATACCACACGCATCATGTTCAAAGGAAGGATCATAAAGTCCTGCCATACGCTTTTGTTCAGTCATACACGGTTCACTTAATTATTAACAAATCAAGGCAGGCAATCGCTATAAAATTACGAATGAAATCGCAATTTTAATTGACAATTTTCAAACAATCTATAAAACTATTACGAAATCATGTAAAGATAGCCGTTTTTTTGCAAAAATTTCTGCTAACAATAGTTAGGATGACCCCTATTCAAATTTCGGGGTTATTTATTGGGGACAGGCATTAAAGCTTTGAGCGTCTTTCGTTGTGTCACTCCCTTGTACGGCCGGATCTTTGATCAGCAAATATGCAAATGCACAAATGAACAATTGACGATAAAACTCACTCTATAATTTCTATAAAATAATCTGCAGGAAATACTGAAGTATCTACCTTTTTTTCTTTATCAAATATTCCATAGAAAGTGCTTCCGCTTCCACTCATAGATGCATAAATAGCACCACTGTTATATAGTGTTTCCTTTAAGTCTTTCATTTGCGCGTATGTGGTAACGACAAGCTCTTCAAAATCATTTACCAATTTATCTTTCCACTGTTCAACAGGTTTTTTAATAATTTCTTTTACAGAGTATGCCGCTATTGCAGGTTTTATTTGCGAGAATGCCCGGCCCGTATTAATATGAATACCCGGATTTACTATTGCAAGTTTATATTTTGAAAGATCAAGGTTTATTTCTTCGAGCACTTCTCCCCTTCCTGTTGCAAAACATGGCTTATTGATAATGAAAAAAGGACAATCACTGCCAAGCTGCAGTGCATAACTGATCAGTTGATTTGTTGATAAGCCAAGATTGAATTTATTATTTAATAAGGTCAGGGTAAAAGCAGCGTCAGCACTTCCGCCTCCAAGCCCTGCACCCATCGGAATTGTTTTGTGCAAATGCATTTTAATGGCCGGTAACTCAGGGAAGTTCTTCTTTAAAAGCCGGTATGCCTGTATGCAAAGATTATCTTCTTCAACGCCATCAATATTTAACCCGGAAGATGAAAATTCAATTTGATCTTTTGCAGTTGACTTTTCTACAGGAATTATTTCTAAAGCATCATTGAGATTAACAGGATAGAAAACAGTTTCAAGATCGTGGTAGCCGTCTGCTCTTTTGCCGATGATATTAAGGCCAAGATTTATCTTACAGTTAGGAAAATTTACCACTTTTACGATTGTTTATGTTGAATACACATTTGGCTTAAGCCATTCAGATATACAACATTGCCACGTCTTTAAACACGTGGCAATGTTAATTTTATTTTATTGGCTTTAGCCAAACTTATATTTATCGTTTGAAGAATACAGAATCTGAATGTACAAGCGTGCGACGCAACAAAAGTTAAATGCTTATTCAACAGCCGGGCTCAAAAAATTCATTTACTTTCTTTTATTGATCTCGTCGCGAATGGCAATTGCCCGTATATAATCTTCCTGCTCCAGCACATCGTTTAACAGTGTGTTCAATTCTTCAATGCTCATTTTGGCAAGCTCTTCACGGGAAGCTTCGGAAACTTCATCTACGGGTATATCAGAAGATTTCTTTTTGTTATTGTCTTCCATAAGAATGCCGGCGCTTTCAAGAATATGATCAAAGGTGTAAATAGGACAACCAAAGCGTACTGCAAGAGCCAAAGCGTCGCTGGTGCGACTGTCTATTTCTACTGTGTCGTGCTCGCTTACACATACAAGCTTGGAATAAAAAATACCTTCCTGCAGATCATTGATGACTATTTCCATCAACTCTACATTAAAGGCATTCATAAAATTTTTCATCAGGTCATGTGTAAGCGGACGGCTGGGTTGCATTCTTTCTAATGCAACAGCAATAGCCTGTGCTTCAAAGCCACCGATTACAATGGGCAGACGACGCAAACCATTAACCTCGCCCAACACAACTGCATAGGAATGTGTTTGGGTGATACTATGTGAAAGCGCCACGATTTCCAGTTCTATCTTCTTCATAATCCGTACAGGAATGTTTCTTATGCTGGCAAAAGTAAAGATTTAAGTCATTAAAATATATTTTGGAAAACAGGAAGCTTTAACCTGCATAAATGTGTGGGGAAAATATCTTTTGAAATCTAAGAAAAAGCCGCTGTTCGGTAACAGCGGCTTATACACATGAGATAATATTGAGAATAATATTACAGGTCTGTTGTCTTTAATTCTTTGGGGAATTTTACATTGATCGTTTGAGACTTTCCATCTCTTAGAATATCAAATTTCAAGGTATCGCCATCCTTCACTTCTTTCATGGCGTCTTTTAATGTTTCCAAAGACGAAATTGCTTTGCCATTTATGGTTGTAATAATATCATCTTGTTCAATACCTGCTTTACCGGCTGGTTCATCTTCATCCACATCAAGCACTTTTACGCCTTTGCTGTCTTCGGTTTCCTGCACTTGCAGGCCAAGTCTTGGCTTTCTGTCCCATCTGCCTGAAAAACCATCGCCCAAGCCCTGCACACGTGGCGCCATGTCAAATTTAAAATTATGATTCATATTTCCATCACCATTATTCCATGAAAAGACCTTCACTTGTTTATTCTCACCAAGTTTTACGTCCACTTTATTTTCTTTGCCTCCGCGTTTGTAGGTAATCGATACCTTATCTTCCGGTTTGTATTTACCTATGGCTTTATAAAGGTCATCTGCATCTGCAATCTTATCATCATTCACTTTTGTTATCACATCATCTTCTTTCAATCCTGCTTTTTCTGCAGCACTTTCTTTGGTAATTTCTGTTATCAATGCACCATCAGCTACTTTTTTCGTCATTACGCCCAGGAATGCTTTGTTGCTGCGTATCTCACGCATAAAGTCATCATTCATAATATTGAAACCTGCCCCGGGAGCCAGTGTTCCTGCCATGGCCATCGGTGGCATAAACATGTCGCGATCATGCAATATTTCAATATCATCATTTTTATAATCTTCAACAGGCTTGCCATTGATGGTTACTTTATCCCCATCAATAACAATGGTCATTTTTTCTTTAGAGTCCCCTTTTTTTCTGATAATTACATCACCATCTTTTTTTTCTGTGGTTTTTTCTTTTTCATCCTGTGCCAGGATACCTGTCGCAATACCTAAGCTCAATGAAAATAATAGTGGTTTGATTAAGGCTTTCATATTTACTTTTTTATATTCCTACGAAGTTTTTAGTAGATCAAATGTAGAGATAATTTTCAAATACGAAAAGTTTCGGAAATGTTAAATCACTTATGAGCCGACAAATGAATATCTGTGAAGCTTTTGTTGCATCGCACACTTGTACTTTCTGATTGTAAAGCATCAAAAAAAAGCTTGCAAACAGCTTGCATCTTTTAAAATAGATTATTAAATTTAGTTCATGACCCCAAACCTTGTAGGCTATAAAAAATTTCCTTTTACCAGGTTACTGTTCTCGCTCATTACAGGCATCCTTATAGAATGGTACCTGCAGATTTATCTGAAGACAATTTTATTTGTATTCATTTTTGCTTGCGCCTTACTTTTATTCTATACGTTTCTTTCCCTTTCCCAGAGATTTATTTTGCGCTGGCTACATGGGTTAGCAATATTAATATTGGTAATGACATTTGGTGCCACTATCATGTATGTAAAAGATATAAGGCATCAACCGGACTGGTACAATAACAATTATACAAGTACAAGTCCTGTACTTGTTACCATAGAAGAACCCCTTGTTGTCAAAACCAATTCGTACAAAGCTTTAGCAACAGTAAATGCAGTTTACAATAATGGAAGATGGCAGCAGACCAACGGAAAAATTCTTGTTTATTTAAAGAAAGAAGAGATACATCCTCAAATTGATTATGGAACGCAAATTGTGATTCAAAAACCATTACAGGAAATAACCAATAGTGGTAACCCTGGTGGATTTGATTATAAACGTTATTGCCTCTTCCATGATATTACGGCACAGGTATTCTTAAAAGAAAATGAGTATGCTGTTTTACCAACAAAAAATATTAACTGGTTAGATAAAACGCTGTTTACTTTAAGAGATGTAACCATAAATGCGTTACAACAAAATATTCCCGATGAAAAAGAACAAGGTGTTGCAGAAGCATTACTAATAGGCTACAGGGAAGATCTCGATAAAGACCTGGTACAGGCTTATAGCAACACAGGAGTTGTACACATTATTGCAATTAGTGGGTTGCATTTAGGAATGATATATGCCGCAATGGTCTGGATATTTTCTTTCTTTAAACAAAATAGAACAAGTAGGATATTTAAAGCTATTATTATTCTTTTTGTCTTGTGGACTTTTACATTAATTGCAGGTGCCGTGCCTTCTATAATGCGCTCGGCAGTCATGTTTACTTTTATTGTAATTGGTGATCTGTTGAGCAAACGATCCAATATGTACAATGCACTTGCAGCTTCTGCTTTTTGCATGTTGGTATATGATCCGTTCACTTTATGGGATGTTGGTTTCTTATTATCGTATGCCGCTGTTATAAGTATTATCACCTTTCAGAAGCCTATTTATAACTGGCTTTATTATCAAAACAAACTGCTTGATAAAGTTTGGGGATTAGCCTCAGTAACATTATCTGCGCAAATACTTACTATCCCTATTGTAATATTTTATTTTCATCAATTTCCAAACTTTTTTCTAATTACAAATTTCATAGCGGTTCCATTGTCCGGTTTTATTTTATGTGGTGAAGTGATCTTACTTGCTCTTTCTTTTATAACATCATTAGCCAACCTAATAGGAACTCTTGTTGACTATATGATATACTGGCTGAACAGTTTTATCGAAAACATCAATACACTACCCATTGCTGTATGGAATAATCTTCAGTTAAGCGTATTTCAAACATGGATGCTTTTTGGAATATTCATTTGTGTTTGCATATGGCTCATGTTGAAATCTTCGAAAGCATTCATAACATCAATTGCTTTTGCGTGTATGTTTTTTATATCGTTAAGCTTTAATTACACCGAACGAAATCAACAAGAAAAACTGATTGTCTATAATGTTCCTAAGCAATGTGCTATAGATGTAATCCAGGGAAATCATTATTCATTTACCGGTGATAGCATTTTATTACAAGATGGTTTTCTTCGCAATTTTCATCTTAAACCTGCACGTGTTCTTTACAGAACGGAGCCCGCAACAACAAATGCTTTGAAAGAAAATCAGGTGACTAATATGGATGGCAAAAAAATTTTGCTTCTTACCCAAAGCATGCCACGCCAAAAGTATCAAACTAAAATACCTGTTGATATCCTCATCATCGCACATAATCCACGCATCTACATAAACCAGTTACAGCAGGCATTTGATTGCAAACTGATCGTTTTCGACAGCAGCAATCCGCTGTGGAAAATACAGCTATGGAAAAAAGATTGCGACAGCCTACATTTGCGCTTCCATTCAACACCAGATGATGGTGCATTTGTAATGGATCTTTAGTTATTTATTTTTTTGAGCCCGGCTTTTGTAACACAGATTTAGCTTTCGTTGCGTCGCACTCTTGTACGCTTTGTTCAATATTGATTTGAACGATGCAGTGAGTGACACAACAGGCGATGCCATAAAATACTTAAGCCAGCAACAAAAACTTCTTATAAACCTTCGCATCATGCAAAAGAAAATTCAGTCAGCATTGATCTCTGTTTTTTACAAAGATGGTCTTGAACCACTGGTAAAAGAATTAAACCGTTTGGGAGTTACTATTTACTCAACAGGTGGTACGCAAAAATTTATCGAGGACCTTGGCATTAGTTGTGTACCTGTTGAAAATCTTACAACATATCCATCGATATTGGGTGG
Coding sequences within it:
- the gltB gene encoding glutamate synthase large subunit, which translates into the protein MAGLYDPSFEHDACGIGFVANIKGNKSHKNISDALTVLENMEHRGACGCENNTGDGAGIMIQTPHEFFFDECSKLGVHLPPFGKYGVGVIFFPREIRLREECREIFSRCAEKLGLEILTYRKVPVNPTNIGLTALSVEPEIEQVFIICPDHISNPLDFERKLYVLRNYATHTINSTVRKDEIGFYMASLSYKTVIYKGQLISSQVRDYFPDLSNKRVVSAFGLVHSRFATNTFPSWKLAQPFRYIAHNGEINTVQGNINWLKTSEHGFVSPFFTKEEMDMLLPIVTGGQSDSACLDNMIELLTLTGRSLPHVMMMLIPEAWDGNDMMDPVKKAFYEYHASMMEPWDGPASISFTDGKIIGATLDRNGLRPSRYCVTSDDRVIMASETGALPIHPSLIKEKGRLQPGKMFVVDMEQGRIISDEELKQTICSQKPYGEWLNKYKIRLEELPEPRVMFTHLESDQIFKYHKAFGYTTEDLETLITPMALDGKEPIGSMGTDVPLAILSDQPQHLSSYFKQLFAQVTNPPIDPIRERMVMSLAAFVGNNDNLLTEDPLSCHTVALKHPVLNNHELEQIRSIDTGIFQAKTLQTYFRADGNTGSLKRGLDRLCRYAEDAVHDGFEVLVLCDRAVDSDHAAMPSLLATAAVHHHLIRKGLRGKVGIIVEAGDVWEVHHFACLLAFGATAINPYLALSTIRDLKLSGKMQTELDVEYLKKNYVKAVCDGLLKVFSKMGISTLQSYQGAQIFEIIGLNREVVDKYFTGATSRIEGMGLDEISSETLTKHYLAFSRKEIPVERLNIGGLYQWKRKGEFHLFNPQTIHLLQYATRMNDYNTFKKYSKLVNDQSEKACTLRSLFKFNPNRPSISIEEVEPAENIYKRFATGAMSFGSISWEAHTTLAIAMNRLGGKSNTGEGGEDDIRYTPLPNGDSMRSAIKQVASARFGVTSYYLTEADELQIKMAQGAKPGEGGQLPGHKVDDWIGRTRHATPGVGLISPPPHHDIYSIEDLAQLIFDLKNANRSARINVKLVSKAGVGTIAAGVAKAKADVILISGHDGGTGASPISSIKHAGLPWELGLAETHQTLVKNKLRSRVTVQTDGQLKTGRDIAIAALLGAEEWGVATAALVTEGCIMMRKCHLNTCPVGVATQDPELRKRFTGDPEHVINLFKFLVQEFREIMAELGFRTVNEMIGQADVLGMRENIHHWKYSKLDLSPILYKEPANEYVGLYKQEEQDHGLAGVLDWKLLETAKPALASKQKVTATFDIKNTDRTTGTILCNEITKIYKAEGLPEDTIRYKFNGTAGQSFAAFNTKGVTFEVEGDANDYFGKGLSGAKLIIYPSKQSSFVPEENIVIGNVAFYGATAGEAYIRGKAGERFCVRNSGARVVVEGVGDHGCEYMTGGLAVILGDTGRNFAAGMSGGIAYVYDVQGKFASMCNTEMVELDPLEESDAKELHSMVQKHFDYTGSTVAQFVLKDFENQLQHFVKVFPTDYKKVLLQKKSSVEVNK
- the ispE gene encoding 4-(cytidine 5'-diphospho)-2-C-methyl-D-erythritol kinase, whose product is MVNFPNCKINLGLNIIGKRADGYHDLETVFYPVNLNDALEIIPVEKSTAKDQIEFSSSGLNIDGVEEDNLCIQAYRLLKKNFPELPAIKMHLHKTIPMGAGLGGGSADAAFTLTLLNNKFNLGLSTNQLISYALQLGSDCPFFIINKPCFATGRGEVLEEINLDLSKYKLAIVNPGIHINTGRAFSQIKPAIAAYSVKEIIKKPVEQWKDKLVNDFEELVVTTYAQMKDLKETLYNSGAIYASMSGSGSTFYGIFDKEKKVDTSVFPADYFIEIIE
- a CDS encoding bifunctional nuclease family protein, which produces MKKIELEIVALSHSITQTHSYAVVLGEVNGLRRLPIVIGGFEAQAIAVALERMQPSRPLTHDLMKNFMNAFNVELMEIVINDLQEGIFYSKLVCVSEHDTVEIDSRTSDALALAVRFGCPIYTFDHILESAGILMEDNNKKKSSDIPVDEVSEASREELAKMSIEELNTLLNDVLEQEDYIRAIAIRDEINKRK
- a CDS encoding PDZ domain-containing protein, with amino-acid sequence MKALIKPLLFSLSLGIATGILAQDEKEKTTEKKDGDVIIRKKGDSKEKMTIVIDGDKVTINGKPVEDYKNDDIEILHDRDMFMPPMAMAGTLAPGAGFNIMNDDFMREIRSNKAFLGVMTKKVADGALITEITKESAAEKAGLKEDDVITKVNDDKIADADDLYKAIGKYKPEDKVSITYKRGGKENKVDVKLGENKQVKVFSWNNGDGNMNHNFKFDMAPRVQGLGDGFSGRWDRKPRLGLQVQETEDSKGVKVLDVDEDEPAGKAGIEQDDIITTINGKAISSLETLKDAMKEVKDGDTLKFDILRDGKSQTINVKFPKELKTTDL
- a CDS encoding ComEC/Rec2 family competence protein yields the protein MTPNLVGYKKFPFTRLLFSLITGILIEWYLQIYLKTILFVFIFACALLLFYTFLSLSQRFILRWLHGLAILILVMTFGATIMYVKDIRHQPDWYNNNYTSTSPVLVTIEEPLVVKTNSYKALATVNAVYNNGRWQQTNGKILVYLKKEEIHPQIDYGTQIVIQKPLQEITNSGNPGGFDYKRYCLFHDITAQVFLKENEYAVLPTKNINWLDKTLFTLRDVTINALQQNIPDEKEQGVAEALLIGYREDLDKDLVQAYSNTGVVHIIAISGLHLGMIYAAMVWIFSFFKQNRTSRIFKAIIILFVLWTFTLIAGAVPSIMRSAVMFTFIVIGDLLSKRSNMYNALAASAFCMLVYDPFTLWDVGFLLSYAAVISIITFQKPIYNWLYYQNKLLDKVWGLASVTLSAQILTIPIVIFYFHQFPNFFLITNFIAVPLSGFILCGEVILLALSFITSLANLIGTLVDYMIYWLNSFIENINTLPIAVWNNLQLSVFQTWMLFGIFICVCIWLMLKSSKAFITSIAFACMFFISLSFNYTERNQQEKLIVYNVPKQCAIDVIQGNHYSFTGDSILLQDGFLRNFHLKPARVLYRTEPATTNALKENQVTNMDGKKILLLTQSMPRQKYQTKIPVDILIIAHNPRIYINQLQQAFDCKLIVFDSSNPLWKIQLWKKDCDSLHLRFHSTPDDGAFVMDL